The following proteins are co-located in the Camelina sativa cultivar DH55 chromosome 12, Cs, whole genome shotgun sequence genome:
- the LOC109127970 gene encoding agamous-like MADS-box protein AGL49 encodes MAPPRNFSDADVDLKTKKNFFKKKFPGFKKKATELSVLCGNSVGFICYGPNNDLQVWPEPQDNPQALSGIVGKFNAISDQKRKNHACDLYDFVSDIKGLSVEDLRRHIDKLSSQLVGIKQRKTSMLRRGDSKNSKPKETEEDDHIRVSENATITNCNVAMMMPEDRLGFDEFPGYHETDSSLGSYSAFTDVGVSDSSLFDPFTFGDYFPVPPTDNFGVDGVWDLCPMDLEFSSLFPGYDPLSTDSFMSSTYQTPVIEDNLASVF; translated from the coding sequence ATGGCTCCTCCCCGTAATTTCTCTGATGCTGATGTTGATTTGAAGACGAagaaaaactttttcaaaaagaaGTTTCCAGGCTTTAAGAAGAAAGCGACAGAGCTCTCTGTTCTATGCGGCAACTCTGTCGGATTCATCTGTTACGGCCCCAACAACGATCTCCAAGTCTGGCCCGAGCCGCAAGATAACCCACAAGCCCTATCAGGGATCGTTGGAAAGTTCAATGCGATAAGCGATCAGAAGAGAAAGAATCACGCTTGCGATCTTTACGACTTCGTCTCTGATATCAAGGGTTTGTCGGTTGAGGATTTGAGGAGACATATCGATAAGCTTAGCTCTCAACTAGTTGGAATCAAGCAACGAAAGACAAGTATGTTAAGAAGGGGCGACTCGAAGAACTCTAAGCCGAAGGAGAcggaagaagatgatcatatTAGGGTTTCAGAAAACGCCACCATTACAAATTGTAACGTGGCTATGATGATGCCGGaagatcgattagggtttgacGAGTTCCCTGGCTACCACGAAACTGATTCCAGTTTAGGATCTTATTCTGCTTTCACGGATGTCGGTGTTTCGGATTCTTCTCTGTTCGATCCTTTTACGTTCGGCGATTATTTTCCGGTGCCGCCCACAGATAATTTTGGGGTCGATGGTGTTTGGGATCTTTGTCCGATGGATTTGGAGTTTTCTTCACTATTTCCTGGCTACGATCCACTTTCCACTGATTCTTTTATGTCGAGCACGTACCAAACACCGGTCATAGAAGATAACTTAGCATCCGTATTCTAG
- the LOC104732221 gene encoding 60S ribosomal protein L36a-like: MVNIPKTKNTYCKNKECKKHTLHKVTQYKKGKDSLAAQGKRRYYGGQTKPVFHKKAKTTKKIVLRLQCQSCKHFSQRPIKRCKHFKIGGDKKGKGKGKILHSKIAYIIKRP, translated from the exons GTGAACATTCCTAAAACTAAGAACACCTACTGCAAGAACAAGGAATGCAAGAAGCATACCTTGCACAAGGTGACCCAGTATAAGAAGGGTAAAGACAGTCTTGCTGCCCAGGGAAAGCGTCGTTATTATGGAGGTCAGACCAAGCCCGTCTTCCACAAGAAG GCTAAGACAACCAAGAAGATTGTCCTGAGGCTGCAGTGCCAAAGCTGCAAACATTTCTCTCAACGCCCTATTAAG AGGTGCAAGCACTTTAAGATCGGTGGAGACAAGAAGGGAAAGGGAAAGGGAAAGATATTACACTCAAAGATAGCTTATATAATCAAAAGACCATAA